From one Rubrobacter xylanophilus genomic stretch:
- the leuB gene encoding 3-isopropylmalate dehydrogenase has translation MSDAFEILLLPGDGIGPEVVAAATRVLDAAAGRFGLELRYEERRIGATAIREEGAPVSEETLRRAGEADAVLLGAVGDPEFDGGKVRPEAGLLALRRVLGTFANLRPVAAVPALSGSSPLRARLVEGVDLLIVRELTGGAYFGEKEEGEERASDLSVYTRGEVERVARVAFEAARGRRGRVASVDKANVLATSRLWRRTVEEVARDYPDVALEHVLVDAAAMHLVTNPGRFDVILTENLFGDILSDEAAVLPGSMGMLPSASLGEPGSPGIFEPVHGSAPDIAGKGVANPYATILSAAMMLRYGLGRPEAAEAIERGVSAAVEAGYLTPDLGGSSDTEEVAEAVVRRVTAEEGAA, from the coding sequence ATGAGCGACGCCTTCGAGATACTGCTTCTGCCCGGTGACGGCATAGGCCCCGAGGTGGTGGCCGCAGCCACGAGGGTGCTGGACGCGGCCGCGGGGCGCTTCGGGCTGGAGCTACGCTACGAGGAGCGGAGGATAGGGGCCACGGCCATAAGGGAGGAGGGAGCCCCCGTCTCGGAGGAGACCCTGAGGAGAGCCGGGGAGGCGGACGCCGTGCTGCTCGGGGCCGTGGGGGACCCGGAGTTCGACGGCGGGAAGGTCCGGCCCGAGGCCGGGCTGCTCGCGCTGCGGCGGGTGCTCGGGACCTTCGCCAACCTGCGCCCGGTGGCGGCCGTGCCGGCCCTCTCCGGCTCCTCCCCCCTCAGGGCACGGTTGGTGGAGGGTGTGGATCTGCTCATCGTGCGGGAACTGACCGGCGGGGCGTACTTCGGGGAGAAGGAGGAGGGCGAGGAGCGGGCGAGCGATCTCTCCGTCTACACCCGCGGGGAGGTCGAGCGGGTGGCCCGCGTGGCCTTCGAGGCCGCGCGGGGGCGCAGGGGTAGGGTCGCCTCCGTGGACAAGGCCAACGTGCTCGCCACCAGCCGGCTGTGGCGGCGGACCGTGGAGGAGGTCGCCCGGGACTACCCCGACGTCGCGCTCGAGCACGTGCTGGTGGATGCGGCGGCGATGCACCTCGTGACCAACCCGGGGCGTTTCGACGTGATCCTCACGGAGAACCTCTTCGGCGACATCCTCTCCGACGAGGCGGCGGTGCTCCCCGGCTCGATGGGGATGCTGCCCAGCGCCTCGCTCGGGGAGCCCGGCTCCCCCGGCATCTTCGAGCCGGTGCACGGCAGCGCCCCGGACATAGCGGGGAAGGGCGTGGCCAACCCCTACGCGACCATCCTCTCGGCGGCGATGATGCTCCGCTACGGGCTCGGGCGGCCGGAGGCCGCGGAGGCGATCGAGCGGGGGGTCTCGGCGGCAGTGGAGGCCGGGTACCTCACCCCCGACCTGGGCGGGAGCAGCGATACGGAGGAGGTTGCGGAGGCCGTAGTCCGGCGGGTGACCGCCGAGGAGGGGGCAGCATGA
- a CDS encoding 2-isopropylmalate synthase → MRRIQIFDTTLRDGEQSPGISLSVDEKVEIAHQLARLKVDVIEAGFPITSEGDFEAVSRIASEVEGPVIAGLARIHQEDIERAWEAVRWSRRPRIHTFVGTSDLHIEHQMRSNREEILSGAAEAVRLAKSLCENVEFSPMDATRTDIGYLAEVVAAAVEAGADVINIADTVGYTTPAEFAAFLRELQERVPGLKDRVLSVHCHDDLGMAVANSLAGVEAGATQVEVAVNGIGERAGNASLEEVVMALVTRRDYYGVEVGVETRQLANTSRMVSNMTGYDVPPNKAIVGRNAFLHESGIHQDGVLKDRRTFEIMKPADIGLEGTNIFLGKHSGRHALKEALADLGYTLEGETLKRAFKRFKELADHKKTVTAADLEAIAADEVGSFEGKFVLESFRVVAATGRQSRAAVRIAHADRGTFEAEAEGEGPVDAVFRAIDAATGIKGRLTDFRIDAVTGGKDALGEVRVTVEFEGTECAGRGLSQDVVEAAARAYVRAVNVYAAGAVKVPQATP, encoded by the coding sequence ATGCGCCGGATCCAGATCTTCGACACCACCCTTCGCGACGGGGAGCAGTCCCCCGGGATCTCCCTCTCCGTAGATGAGAAGGTAGAGATAGCCCACCAGCTCGCCCGGCTGAAGGTGGACGTGATCGAGGCCGGCTTCCCCATCACCTCCGAGGGGGACTTCGAGGCGGTGAGCCGCATCGCCTCCGAGGTGGAGGGCCCGGTCATCGCGGGGCTGGCCCGGATCCACCAAGAGGACATCGAGCGGGCCTGGGAGGCGGTGCGCTGGTCGCGGCGGCCCCGCATCCACACCTTCGTGGGCACCTCGGACCTGCACATCGAGCACCAGATGCGCTCGAACCGCGAGGAGATCCTGAGCGGCGCCGCCGAAGCGGTGCGCCTGGCGAAGAGCCTGTGCGAGAACGTGGAGTTCTCCCCCATGGACGCCACCCGCACGGACATCGGCTACCTCGCCGAGGTCGTCGCCGCGGCGGTGGAGGCGGGGGCGGACGTGATCAACATAGCCGACACGGTCGGCTACACCACCCCGGCGGAGTTCGCCGCCTTCCTGAGGGAGCTGCAGGAGAGGGTGCCGGGCCTCAAAGACCGCGTACTCTCGGTGCACTGCCACGACGACCTGGGGATGGCGGTGGCCAACTCGCTCGCCGGGGTCGAGGCCGGGGCCACCCAGGTGGAGGTGGCGGTGAACGGCATCGGCGAGCGGGCCGGGAACGCCTCCCTGGAGGAGGTGGTGATGGCGCTGGTGACCCGCAGGGACTACTACGGGGTGGAGGTCGGGGTGGAGACCCGCCAGCTGGCCAACACCAGCCGGATGGTCTCCAACATGACCGGCTATGACGTGCCGCCCAACAAGGCCATCGTCGGGCGCAACGCCTTTCTGCACGAGTCGGGCATCCACCAGGACGGGGTGCTCAAGGACCGGCGCACCTTCGAGATCATGAAGCCCGCAGACATCGGGCTGGAGGGGACCAACATCTTCCTGGGCAAGCACTCGGGCCGGCACGCCCTCAAGGAGGCGCTGGCGGACCTGGGCTACACCCTGGAGGGCGAGACCCTTAAGCGGGCCTTCAAGCGCTTCAAGGAGCTCGCCGACCACAAGAAGACGGTCACCGCGGCGGACCTGGAGGCGATCGCCGCCGACGAGGTGGGCTCCTTCGAGGGCAAGTTCGTGCTGGAGTCCTTCCGGGTGGTCGCCGCCACCGGGCGCCAGAGCCGGGCGGCGGTCAGGATCGCCCACGCCGACCGCGGTACCTTCGAGGCCGAGGCGGAGGGCGAGGGACCGGTGGATGCGGTCTTCCGCGCCATCGACGCAGCCACCGGCATAAAGGGCCGCCTGACGGACTTCCGCATCGACGCGGTGACGGGCGGCAAGGACGCCCTGGGTGAGGTGCGGGTGACGGTGGAGTTCGAGGGCACCGAGTGCGCCGGGCGCGGCCTCTCCCAGGACGTGGTGGAGGCGGCGGCCCGCGCCTACGTCCGGGCGGTGAACGTCTACGCAGCCGGGGCGGTGAAGGTGCCCCAGGCGACCCCCTAG
- a CDS encoding branched-chain amino acid transaminase has protein sequence MTRGAFTVSDAEWCYHDGEFVRVGDVRLSPATHALNYGTGVFEGIRAYWNAGRQTLQVLKLREHYERFEKSCRVLHIELPHTVDELCEITLEILRRNAPREDTYIRPLAYKSAESIGVKLELPASVSIFTAPMGNYVELTGLRCCVSSWRRVSDNAMPARAKLTGSYVNTALAVDAAHRAGYDEAIFLTHDGFVSEASAANIFLLRKGRLITPPVTADILEGITRDAVMELALEELGLETEERDVARTELYAADEVFLTGTGFQIAPVVEIDDRPVGSGEVGPVASRLQELYFRAARGEWEKYAGWTVPVELKEKTAR, from the coding sequence ATGACGCGCGGCGCCTTTACGGTCTCTGACGCCGAGTGGTGCTACCACGACGGCGAGTTCGTGCGGGTGGGGGATGTCAGGCTCTCCCCCGCCACCCACGCTCTGAACTACGGCACCGGGGTCTTCGAGGGCATAAGGGCCTACTGGAACGCCGGCCGTCAGACCCTGCAGGTGCTAAAACTGCGCGAGCACTACGAGCGGTTCGAGAAGAGCTGCCGGGTGCTGCACATAGAGCTGCCACACACCGTGGACGAACTGTGTGAGATCACGCTGGAGATCCTGCGGCGCAACGCCCCGCGGGAGGACACCTACATCCGGCCGCTGGCGTACAAGTCCGCGGAGTCCATCGGGGTGAAGCTGGAGCTTCCGGCCTCGGTCTCCATCTTCACCGCCCCCATGGGCAACTACGTGGAGCTCACGGGGCTCAGGTGCTGCGTCTCCTCGTGGAGGAGGGTGTCGGACAACGCCATGCCGGCCCGGGCCAAGCTCACCGGCTCGTACGTCAACACGGCGCTGGCGGTGGACGCCGCCCACCGGGCGGGCTACGACGAGGCGATCTTCCTCACCCACGACGGCTTCGTTTCCGAGGCGAGCGCGGCCAACATCTTTCTGCTGCGCAAGGGCCGGCTCATCACGCCGCCGGTCACCGCGGACATCCTGGAGGGGATCACGCGGGACGCGGTGATGGAGCTGGCGCTGGAGGAGCTGGGGCTCGAGACGGAGGAGCGAGACGTGGCCCGCACCGAGCTCTACGCCGCCGACGAGGTGTTCCTCACCGGCACCGGCTTCCAGATAGCGCCGGTGGTGGAGATCGACGACCGGCCCGTGGGTTCGGGCGAGGTGGGCCCGGTGGCCTCCCGGCTGCAGGAGCTGTACTTCCGGGCCGCGCGCGGGGAGTGGGAGAAGTACGCCGGCTGGACCGTACCGGTGGAGCTCAAGGAGAAGACCGCCCGGTGA
- the ilvC gene encoding ketol-acid reductoisomerase — translation MARVYREGDIGNEISQKRIAVLGFGSQGHAHALNLRDSGCEVTVGLYRGSASWPKAEEAGLRVAEIPEAVRWAEVVMMLLPDERQPPVFREQVAPNLSEGDLMLFAHGFNVHFNQVQVPPEVDLGLVAPKGPGHVLRSLYEEGKGMPALFAVGNDATGQARDLVLSYARGIGCARAGVLETTFAEETETDLFGEQAVLCGGLSALLKAGFETLVEAGYQPELAYYECVNELKLIVDLIYEGGLARMRYSVSNTAEYGDYTAGPRVIDEGVRERMREILADIQSGRFAKEWVLENQAGGSSFLAMRRREASHMVEKVGAELRALAAEGAESTAGSPAGGESR, via the coding sequence GTGGCGCGGGTATACCGCGAGGGAGACATAGGGAACGAGATCTCGCAGAAGAGGATCGCCGTGCTGGGGTTCGGCAGCCAGGGGCACGCCCATGCGCTGAACCTCAGGGACTCCGGCTGCGAAGTCACAGTCGGGCTGTACAGGGGCTCGGCGAGCTGGCCCAAGGCCGAGGAAGCGGGGCTGCGGGTGGCCGAGATCCCGGAGGCCGTGCGCTGGGCCGAGGTGGTGATGATGCTCCTGCCGGACGAGCGGCAGCCGCCGGTCTTCCGGGAGCAGGTGGCCCCCAACCTCTCCGAGGGCGACCTGATGCTCTTCGCCCACGGGTTCAACGTGCACTTCAACCAGGTGCAGGTGCCGCCGGAGGTGGACCTGGGACTGGTGGCCCCCAAGGGCCCGGGGCACGTGCTCCGCAGCCTCTACGAGGAGGGCAAGGGGATGCCGGCGCTCTTCGCCGTCGGCAACGACGCCACCGGGCAGGCCCGCGACCTCGTCCTCTCCTACGCCAGGGGCATCGGGTGCGCGCGGGCCGGGGTGCTCGAGACCACCTTCGCCGAGGAGACCGAGACCGATCTCTTCGGGGAGCAGGCCGTGCTGTGCGGCGGGCTCTCGGCGCTGCTCAAGGCCGGCTTCGAGACGCTGGTGGAGGCCGGCTACCAGCCCGAGCTCGCCTACTACGAGTGCGTCAACGAGCTCAAGCTCATCGTGGACCTCATCTACGAGGGCGGGCTGGCCCGCATGCGCTACTCGGTCTCCAACACCGCCGAGTACGGAGACTACACCGCCGGGCCCAGGGTCATAGACGAAGGCGTGCGGGAGAGGATGCGCGAGATCCTCGCGGACATCCAGAGCGGCAGGTTCGCCAAGGAGTGGGTGCTCGAGAACCAGGCCGGGGGCTCCAGCTTCCTGGCGATGCGCCGCCGGGAGGCGTCCCACATGGTGGAGAAGGTCGGAGCGGAGCTGCGGGCGCTCGCCGCCGAGGGCGCCGAGAGCACGGCGGGAAGCCCCGCGGGAGGTGAGAGCAGATGA
- the ilvB gene encoding biosynthetic-type acetolactate synthase large subunit, producing the protein MCEALLDEGVEYLFGYPGGAIMPFYDALPDYPLRHVLVRHEQAAAHAADGYARATGRVGVCVATSGPGATNLVTGLATAQMDSVPVVAITGQVGRGAMGKDSFQETNVMGMTLPFTKHSFLVEDPEELYETMRRAFAIARSGRPGPVLVDVPKDVQFAECGGDGYRALREAPPPVSSPALEAAALLLKKARRPIILAGHGVILSGAERELIALAERTGAPVVTTLLGISAIPEDHPLYIGWPGMHGQASVNRAIDRCDLLFAVGMRFDDRITGDPSRFAPNARVVHIDIDPSELGKVIRPTVGIAADARAALRGVLRHIERPQDNCAAWRAQIAESQRPERERAERARPEYGPIRIMDAIKAIAGEEVRLVTDVGQHQMWAAQFFRFTKRNSHITSGGLGTMGFALPAAMGVKLGCPEDPVWVVAGDGGFQMNLQELATIRDLGLDIKVAVLNNGYLGMVRQWQQFFHNRRYSETPITGPDYEHLARAYGIAGRTVRPGDDIEEAVRWAQERPGCVVLDFHIDPEANVYPMIPSGMSVAEMIEEDA; encoded by the coding sequence ATGTGCGAGGCTCTGCTCGACGAGGGGGTCGAGTACCTCTTCGGCTACCCCGGAGGGGCGATCATGCCCTTCTACGACGCCCTCCCGGATTACCCGCTCAGGCACGTTCTGGTGCGGCACGAGCAGGCCGCGGCCCATGCGGCCGACGGCTACGCGCGGGCCACGGGCAGGGTCGGGGTGTGCGTGGCCACCAGCGGCCCCGGGGCGACCAACCTGGTCACCGGGCTCGCCACCGCGCAGATGGACTCCGTACCGGTGGTGGCCATAACCGGGCAGGTCGGGCGGGGCGCGATGGGGAAGGACTCCTTCCAGGAGACCAACGTCATGGGGATGACGCTCCCCTTCACCAAGCACTCCTTCCTGGTCGAGGACCCGGAGGAGCTCTACGAGACCATGCGGCGGGCCTTCGCCATAGCCCGCTCCGGCCGCCCCGGGCCGGTGCTGGTCGACGTGCCCAAGGACGTGCAGTTCGCCGAGTGCGGCGGCGACGGCTACCGGGCGCTGCGCGAGGCCCCGCCGCCGGTCTCCAGCCCCGCGCTCGAGGCGGCGGCGCTGCTGCTCAAGAAGGCCCGGCGTCCGATCATCCTCGCCGGGCACGGCGTGATCCTCTCCGGGGCCGAGCGGGAGCTCATCGCGCTCGCCGAGCGGACCGGGGCCCCGGTGGTCACCACCCTGCTCGGGATCAGCGCCATCCCGGAGGATCATCCGCTGTACATCGGGTGGCCGGGGATGCACGGGCAGGCCTCCGTCAACCGGGCCATAGACCGCTGCGACCTGCTCTTCGCGGTGGGGATGCGCTTCGACGACAGGATCACGGGCGACCCCTCGCGCTTCGCCCCCAACGCCAGGGTGGTCCACATAGACATCGACCCCTCGGAGCTGGGCAAGGTCATACGGCCCACCGTGGGGATAGCCGCCGACGCCAGGGCTGCGCTGCGGGGCGTCTTGCGCCACATCGAGCGGCCGCAGGACAACTGCGCCGCGTGGCGGGCACAGATCGCCGAGAGCCAGCGCCCCGAGCGGGAGCGGGCCGAGCGGGCCCGGCCGGAGTACGGCCCGATCCGGATCATGGACGCCATAAAGGCGATAGCCGGTGAGGAGGTCCGGCTGGTCACCGACGTGGGCCAGCACCAGATGTGGGCGGCCCAGTTCTTCCGTTTCACCAAGAGAAACAGCCACATCACCTCCGGCGGGCTCGGGACCATGGGCTTCGCGCTGCCGGCGGCGATGGGCGTCAAGCTCGGCTGCCCCGAGGACCCGGTGTGGGTGGTGGCCGGCGACGGCGGCTTCCAGATGAACCTGCAGGAGCTCGCCACCATCCGCGACCTCGGGCTGGACATCAAGGTGGCCGTCCTCAACAACGGCTATCTGGGGATGGTGCGCCAGTGGCAGCAGTTCTTCCACAACCGCCGCTACTCCGAGACACCGATCACGGGGCCGGACTACGAGCACCTCGCCCGGGCCTACGGGATAGCGGGCAGGACCGTCCGGCCCGGCGACGACATCGAGGAGGCGGTGCGCTGGGCGCAGGAGCGGCCCGGGTGCGTGGTGCTGGACTTCCACATCGACCCGGAGGCCAACGTCTACCCCATGATCCCCTCGGGCATGAGCGTGGCCGAGATGATCGAGGAAGATGCCTGA